In the Halorussus salinus genome, GCGGAGAGTCGAAACGCTCAAAAGCACGCGGTGCCGCTTTTTTGCCGATGCGAATCGAGCAGTTGGGCGAGGGGACGCCCGAAATCGCCGTCGTCGCCGCGATTCACGGCGACGAGCCGTGCGGCGTCCGAGCGATAGACCGTCTCCTCGCGTCGTCGCCAGCAGTCGAGCGCCCCGTCAAGTTCGTCGTCGCGAACGAGGAGGCGCTGGACCGCGAAGTCAGATACGTCGAAGAAGATTTGAATCGGGCGTTTCCGGGCGACCCGGACGCCGAGACCCACGAGCGTCGCCTCGCGGCCGCGCTCTCCCAAGAGGTCCGGGACTGCACGACGCTCTCGTTGCACTCCACCCAGTCGTACGCCGAACCGTTCGCGCTGGTCGATACCGTGGACGCCGTGGCGCGCTCGGTCTGTCCGTACCTGCCGGTCTCCGTGTTGGTCGAGACGGAGGCCGAGAGCGACGGGCGACTCATCGAGTACCCCCACGTCGTCGAGGCCGAGTGCGGCCTGCAGGGTTCCGACGAGGCCGCGGACAACGCCGAGGAGCTAATCTACGGCTTCCTCCAAGCGACCGGTGCGCTCCCCGACGACGAACCGGTCGCGGGCTACGACCGCGACGAGGTGGCGGTCTACCGCCTCGGCAATCCGGTGCCCAAGGACGGCGGCGACGAGTTCCGGGTGTTCGCGGACAACTTCGAGCGCGTCGCGGAGGGGGAGGTCTTCGCCGCCTCGAACCGCCGGGAACTGGTCGCCGACGAACCGTTCTATCCGGTGTTGATGTCCGCCTACGGTTACGAGAACGTCTTCGGCTACCGCGGCGAACGCGTCGGCGTCCTCGACGGCTGACTCGGCGATTCCGTCTCGGTTCCGACTTCCGAACGCGGTTTTCCGATGGACGAGCGACCAGCACGGCGCACGCTCGGTGATGCACTTCTCTCCCCGCGGGGGTACGAAGAACAGAATACCACGCCAATCCAAACACCCACGACTACCCAACTAGCGAAACCGCGGGAAAGAGGAGCGGTCTACTCCTCGGGTTCGGTCTCGTCGTCGCCGCCGCCGAGCAGGTCGAGTTCCGAGAGGTACTCCTCGGTCTCGTCGTTGGTCAGTTCCATGAACTGCTCGGACTCGGCGTCGATGGTCGCGATGCCGACGCCTTCGGGGCTGAGTTCGTCGTCGTTGACCGACCCGAGCGCGCGGAGCGCGAGTTCGATGCCGCCGTCCAAGTCCATCGCCTCGCTGTAGTTGTCCTCAAGATACTCCTGAATCTCGCCGCGGTCGGCACCGACCGCGAGGGCCTTCCACTCGTAGGGAGTGCCCGAGGGGTCGGTCTCGTAGAGGCGCGGCTCGCCGTCCTCGATGCCGCCGATGATGAGCGCGACGCCGAACGGACGCGCGCCGCCGACCTGCGTGTACTGCTGGATGTGGTCGGTGACTTCCTTGGTCAGCGTCTCGACGCCGATTGGCTCGCCGTAGCGCAGGCGGTTGACCTGCGTCTGCTGGCGCGCGAAGTCGATGAGCTGGCGCGCGTCGGCGACGTGGCCCGCCGAGGCGATGCCGATGTGGTCGTCGGCCTTGTGAATCTTCTCGACGCTGGTCCGCTCCATGAGTTCGGAGCGGATGCGCTTGTCCACCGCGAGTACGACGCCGCCTTCGGTGCGGATGCCGATACTCGCAGTGCCGCGTTTGACGGCCTCGCGGGCGTATTCGACCTGATAGAGCCGTCCGTCCGGGGAGAAGATGGTAATCCCACGGTCGTAGGCCTGCTGTTGGGCTTGTCCCTGCATAGTATCACTCGAAATCGAGTTCCGTCGCGCCCGCGAACGCGCCGTCGGTCCGCACGTCGAGGAGTCCGTCTCGCTCGACGGCCGACCGGTCTGCGTCCCCGAACACGACTTTTCTCTCGTCAGGAATTTGGCCGTCTGCTCCTAAATACTTTTCTTCACAGGCACGGACCGTACCGCTTATACCGCGGACGCGAAGGCCGACGGGGTCGTTTCGGATTTCGTCCACGCAGGCCAGCGCCGCGCGGGCCTGCTGGGCGTGGCCGTGGCGCGCGCGGACGATGGCCTCTCCGGTGCCCTCGCCGAACTCGAACTGGAGGACCTTCAGGTCGGCGTCGGCGCTCCCGGCGTCGCCAAGGAGATTCTGGGCGGCGAACCAGACGCTCCGCTGGAAGTCCCGTCGGTCGATGTCGGCGTCGGGCCACGCTTCGAGTTCGACGGCGAGGTAGCGCCACCGCGGTCGGAGATGCTTCGGGAGGTGTTTCATCCGTGAGTAGTTGTCGGCCACTAGACCCGAGTCGGCTTGAATGGTCGGTTTTCTGGCCGCGGCTACCGGTTCGTTCATCTCGTCCCACTATTCAATATTAACGGACAATTTTTTACGGAGGCGCGAAGTAACTCGCCCGGAGGGTGTGAAAAGATGACACGTAACGCAGACGCGACAGGGGAGACGGCCGGGCCAGACTGGAGACGGACCGCGAGCGACTTCGACCGACGCGACTTCCTCAAATCGGGGGCCGCGCTGGTCGGCGGGACGGCCATCGCTGGACGGGTCGGCGCACAGGACGGTGGCACGACGAACGTCGCCATCGTCTCCAGTCCGGCCGGGTTCGGCGACGGAGCGTTCAACGACCTCGCGCTGGAGGGTCTCCGGAGCGCGTCCGAGGAGTTCAACCTCAACATCCAGCAGGTCGAGGAGACCGACCAGTCGCAGTATCGCACGGTCCAGTCCCGGTTGGCCGAGAGTTCCAATCCGGACTACGACCTCATCGTGCTGGTCGGCTACAACCACACGCAGGCGCTCGAATCGAACGCTTCCCAGTACTCCGACCAGCGGTGGATGCTCATCAACGACTACGTGGACCAACCCAACGTCGCGGGGTACACGTGGGCCAACCACGAGATGTCGTTCCAAGCGGGCGTCCTCGCGGGCACGATGACGACTCGGGAACTCTCTCACGCGGGCAACTCGCTGAACCCCGACAACGCCGTCGTCGGGTTCGTCGGCGGCGTCGATGGCGCGCTCATCAACGCCTTCGAGCGCGCCTACAGGGCCGGAGCGCAGTGGGTCAACGAGGAGGTGGACGTTCGCGTCGGCTACATCGGCAACTACACCGACACCCAGACCGCGAACAACATCGCCAGTTCCCAGTACGACGCCGGTGCCGACATCGTCTATCACGCGGCCGCCGCGGCCGGGCAGGGCGTCTTTCAGG is a window encoding:
- a CDS encoding M14 family metallopeptidase, whose translation is MRIEQLGEGTPEIAVVAAIHGDEPCGVRAIDRLLASSPAVERPVKFVVANEEALDREVRYVEEDLNRAFPGDPDAETHERRLAAALSQEVRDCTTLSLHSTQSYAEPFALVDTVDAVARSVCPYLPVSVLVETEAESDGRLIEYPHVVEAECGLQGSDEAADNAEELIYGFLQATGALPDDEPVAGYDRDEVAVYRLGNPVPKDGGDEFRVFADNFERVAEGEVFAASNRRELVADEPFYPVLMSAYGYENVFGYRGERVGVLDG
- the psmA gene encoding archaeal proteasome endopeptidase complex subunit alpha; its protein translation is MQGQAQQQAYDRGITIFSPDGRLYQVEYAREAVKRGTASIGIRTEGGVVLAVDKRIRSELMERTSVEKIHKADDHIGIASAGHVADARQLIDFARQQTQVNRLRYGEPIGVETLTKEVTDHIQQYTQVGGARPFGVALIIGGIEDGEPRLYETDPSGTPYEWKALAVGADRGEIQEYLEDNYSEAMDLDGGIELALRALGSVNDDELSPEGVGIATIDAESEQFMELTNDETEEYLSELDLLGGGDDETEPEE
- a CDS encoding Rpp14/Pop5 family protein — encoded protein: MKHLPKHLRPRWRYLAVELEAWPDADIDRRDFQRSVWFAAQNLLGDAGSADADLKVLQFEFGEGTGEAIVRARHGHAQQARAALACVDEIRNDPVGLRVRGISGTVRACEEKYLGADGQIPDERKVVFGDADRSAVERDGLLDVRTDGAFAGATELDFE
- a CDS encoding BMP family lipoprotein; translation: MTRNADATGETAGPDWRRTASDFDRRDFLKSGAALVGGTAIAGRVGAQDGGTTNVAIVSSPAGFGDGAFNDLALEGLRSASEEFNLNIQQVEETDQSQYRTVQSRLAESSNPDYDLIVLVGYNHTQALESNASQYSDQRWMLINDYVDQPNVAGYTWANHEMSFQAGVLAGTMTTRELSHAGNSLNPDNAVVGFVGGVDGALINAFERAYRAGAQWVNEEVDVRVGYIGNYTDTQTANNIASSQYDAGADIVYHAAAAAGQGVFQAARDANRFAIGVDSDQSQTLPDYQDVIMGSAVKFINEGTREVAVAVAQDNWESVNGQNVLGLQEDAVQVVLGQAVGPKLPDVVSQNLDESKQAIVNGDVTVPCSASGCQN